The following proteins are encoded in a genomic region of Vigna radiata var. radiata cultivar VC1973A unplaced genomic scaffold, Vradiata_ver6 scaffold_7, whole genome shotgun sequence:
- the LOC106753870 gene encoding crocetin glucosyltransferase, chloroplastic yields the protein MVVQRFLLVTFPSQGHINPALQFAKRLISMGTYVTLVITLHIYRRITKKINIPGLSVLPFSDGFDDGFFLVSNTAIDYHLYLSELKCRTSDFVSNLIVSTTAEGNPFTHVVYTLLVPWVADVARSFNIPTSLLWIETATVLNILYYYFHGYADYINEETMTEASCSIKLPGLPFSLSQQDIPSFLLLWKPTMLSFTFTAFQEQILQLDREKNPTVLVNTFEELESXALRAVDGMNIIPIGPLIPSAFLDGRDPSDACFGGDIFPMSNDYVRWLDSKEEKSVVYVSFGSYLVLNKRQMEEIARALFDCGRPFLWVXREKENXEEVLELGMELEKKGKIVTWCSQVEVXSHGSVGCFLTHCGWNSTMESLVSGVPMVAFXXWTDQMTNAKLVEDVWKIGVRVDHDVNEDGIVEGKKIKRCLDVVMGSGDKACELRKNLHKWMGLARDAAMEGGSSENNLKTFVNHVGDQFMHT from the coding sequence ATGGTTGTCCAACGCTTTCTCCTCGTCACATTTCCTTCACAAGGCCATATAAACCCTGCTCTTCAATTTGCCAAGCGTCTTATTTCCATGGGAACATATGTAACTCTAGTCATTACTCTCCACATCTATCGTCGCATCACCAAAAAAATCAACATTCCTGGCCTCTCTGTCCTCCCCTTCTCTGATGGCTTTGACGATGGCTTCTTTCTCGTCAGCAACACTGCCATTGATTACCACCTCTACCTGTCTGAGCTCAAGTGTCGTACCTCAGATTTCGTGTCCAATCTCATAGTATCTACCACTGCCGAGGGAAACCCTTTCACGCACGTAGTTTATACTCTCCTCGTTCCCTGGGTGGCTGACGTGGCAAGAAGCTTTAACATTCCCACTTCGTTGCTATGGATCGAAACGGCCACAGTCCTGAACATTCTCTACTATTATTTTCACGGCTACGCTGATTACATCAATGAAGAAACCATGACTGAAGCTTCCTGTTCAATAAAGCTTCCAGGGTTACCGTTTTCGCTTTCCCAACAAGATATACCTTCTTTTTTGTTGCTNTGGAAACCAACCATGTTGTCTTTTACTTTCACAGCNTTTCAGGAACAAATTTTGCAGCTTGACCGAGAAAAAAACCCNACGGTGCTGGTGAATACGTTTGAAGAATTGGAATCTANGGCGCTGAGGGCCGTTGATGGGATGAACATAATCCCCATAGGGCCATTGATTCCTTCTGCTTTCTTAGATGGGAGAGACCCTAGTGATGCTTGCTTCGGTGGAGATATATTCCCTATGTCAAACGATTATGTTAGGTGGCTTGATTCGAAGGAAGAGAAGTCAGTGGTTTACGTGTCCTTTGGGAGCTATCTAGTGCTAAACAAACGACAAATGGAGGAAATTGCGCGAGCGTTATTTGATTGTGGACGTCCATTCTTGTGGGTCATNCGAGAAAAGGAGAATNAGGAGGAGGTATTAGAATTGGGAATGGAATTGGAAAAGAAAGGGAAGATAGTGACGTGGTGCTCTCAAGTAGAGGTTNTGTCACATGGTTCTGTGGGTTGTTTTCTGACGCACTGTGGGTGGAATTCGACCATGGAAAGCCTTGTTTCTGGGGTTCCAATGGTGGCGTTTNCGNTGTGGACAGATCAGATGACTAATGCAAAGCTTGTAGAAGATGTGTGGAAGATTGGGGTGCGGGTAGACCATGATGTGAATGAAGATGGGATAGTGGAAGGGAAGAAGATTAAGAGATGTTTGGATGTGGTTATGGGAAGTGGAGACAAAGCATGTGAGTTGAGAAAAAACTTACATAAATGGATGGGTTTGGCTAGGGATGCTGCCATGGAAGGTGGCTCTTCAGAAAACAACCTCAAAACTTTTGTTAATCATGTCGGAGATCAATTTATGCATACTTAG